A section of the Humulus lupulus chromosome 2, drHumLupu1.1, whole genome shotgun sequence genome encodes:
- the LOC133819367 gene encoding serine/threonine-protein kinase PBL27 isoform X2 gives MLSLLHHPNLVNLIGYCADGDQRLLVYEFMPLGSLEDHLHDLLPDKEPLDWNTRMKIAAGAAKGLEYLHDKANPPVIYRDLKSSNILLDEGFHPKLSDFGLAKLGPVGDKTHVSTRVMGTYGYCAPEYAMTGQLTLKSDVYSFGVVFLELITGRKAIDNTRAQGEHNLVAWARPLFKDRRKFPKMADPLLQGHYPMRGLYQALAVAAMCLQEQAATRPLIGDVVTALTYLASQTYDPNAVSNRVGPSTPRNRDDRRSMGEGLDSPDEHGRGRRNGSPSTHRNSPDFRKRDHAREMSTGAELGRIETGCGSGRKWGLDDLERPESQRDSPASAGRARETPRNRDLDREREVAAAKVWGENWREKKRANAVGGSFDGTNE, from the exons ATGCTTAGCCTCTTACATCACCCAAACCTTGTCAACCTTATTGGTTATTGTGCTGACGGAGACCAGCGCCTTCTTGTTTATGAGTTTATGCCCTTAGGTTCCTTGGAGGATCATTTACATG ATCTTCTACCAGACAAGGAGCCTTTGGACTGGAATACAAGAATGAAGATTGCAGCAGGTGCTGCAAAAGGATTGGAGTATTTACATGACAAAGCAAATCCTCCTGTTATATACCGAGACTTGAAGTCGTCAAATATTCTTCTTGATGAGGGCTTTCACCCTAAATTATCTGATTTTGGGCTTGCAAAATTGGGTCCTGTTGGCGATAAGACTCATGTCTCCACTCGTGTGATGGGAACATATGGATACTGTGCGCCAGAGTATGCCATGACGGGCCAACTCACTCTAAAATCTGATGTCTATAGTTTTGGAGTCGTCTTTCTTGAACTTATTACAGGACGCAAGGCCATTGATAATACTCGAGCTCAAGGAGAGCATAATCTCGTTGCATGG GCGCGACCACTTTTCAAGGATCGAAGGAAGTTCCCCAAAATGGCTGACCCGCTACTTCAAGGTCATTACCCAATGCGTGGACTTTACCAAGCTCTTGCAGTTGCAGCCATGTGTTTGCAGGAACAAGCTGCTACAAGGCCTCTGATAGGAGATGTGGTGACTGCTCTCACATACTTGGCCTCCCAAACCTATGACCCTAATGCAGTGAGTAACAGAGTTGGTCCATCTACTCCCAGGAATAGGGATGATCGCAGAAGCATGGGAGAAGGGCTGGATAGTCCAGATGAGCACGGTCGTGGAAGGCGAAATGGCTCTCCTTCCACCCATAGAAACTCACCTGATTTCAGAAAGAGGGACCATGCAAGGGAAATGAGCACTGGTGCAGAATTGGGCAGGATTGAAACTGGTTGTGGATCTGGAAGAAAATGGGGTCTGGATGATTTAGAACGACCAGAATCTCAGAGGGACAGTCCTGCAAGTGCTGGAAGAGCACGGGAAACCCCAAGAAATCGTGATCTTGATAGAGAACGTGAAGTGGCAGCAGCAAAAGTATGGGGGGAGAACTGGCGAGAAAAGAAGCGAGCAAATGCAGTGGGTGGTAGCTTTGATGGTACAAACGAGTAA
- the LOC133819367 gene encoding serine/threonine-protein kinase PBL27 isoform X1 encodes MGGCFPCFGSSNKEGNVVKEVTKKDSVKEGSTTQSHHVTRVSSDKSKSRSGSDPKKESVIPKDGPTTNIAAQTFTFRELAAATKNFRQESLLGEGGFGRVYKGRLESTGQVVAVKQLDRNGLQGNREFLVEVLMLSLLHHPNLVNLIGYCADGDQRLLVYEFMPLGSLEDHLHDLLPDKEPLDWNTRMKIAAGAAKGLEYLHDKANPPVIYRDLKSSNILLDEGFHPKLSDFGLAKLGPVGDKTHVSTRVMGTYGYCAPEYAMTGQLTLKSDVYSFGVVFLELITGRKAIDNTRAQGEHNLVAWARPLFKDRRKFPKMADPLLQGHYPMRGLYQALAVAAMCLQEQAATRPLIGDVVTALTYLASQTYDPNAVSNRVGPSTPRNRDDRRSMGEGLDSPDEHGRGRRNGSPSTHRNSPDFRKRDHAREMSTGAELGRIETGCGSGRKWGLDDLERPESQRDSPASAGRARETPRNRDLDREREVAAAKVWGENWREKKRANAVGGSFDGTNE; translated from the exons ATGGGTGGGTGTTTTCCCTGCTTTGGATCGTCTAATAAGGAGGGGAATGTTGTAAAGGAAGTGACAAAGAAGGATTCAGTTAAAGAAGGCTCAACTACTCAGTCTCACCATGTCACCAGAGTTAGCTcag ACAAATCAAAATCGCGAAGTGGTTCTGACCCTAAGAAAGAATCAGTAATTCCAAAAGATGGACCAACAACAAACATTGCTGCACAAACATTTACATTTCGGGAACTGGCTGCTGCCACGAAGAATTTTAGACAGGAGAGTTTACTGGGTGAAGGGGGTTTCGGACGTGTTTACAAAGGGCGCTTGGAGAGCACAGGCCAG GTAGTTGCTGTAAAACAACTTGACAGGAATGGCTTGCAAGGAAACCGAGAGTTTTTGGTGGAGGTTCTTATGCTTAGCCTCTTACATCACCCAAACCTTGTCAACCTTATTGGTTATTGTGCTGACGGAGACCAGCGCCTTCTTGTTTATGAGTTTATGCCCTTAGGTTCCTTGGAGGATCATTTACATG ATCTTCTACCAGACAAGGAGCCTTTGGACTGGAATACAAGAATGAAGATTGCAGCAGGTGCTGCAAAAGGATTGGAGTATTTACATGACAAAGCAAATCCTCCTGTTATATACCGAGACTTGAAGTCGTCAAATATTCTTCTTGATGAGGGCTTTCACCCTAAATTATCTGATTTTGGGCTTGCAAAATTGGGTCCTGTTGGCGATAAGACTCATGTCTCCACTCGTGTGATGGGAACATATGGATACTGTGCGCCAGAGTATGCCATGACGGGCCAACTCACTCTAAAATCTGATGTCTATAGTTTTGGAGTCGTCTTTCTTGAACTTATTACAGGACGCAAGGCCATTGATAATACTCGAGCTCAAGGAGAGCATAATCTCGTTGCATGG GCGCGACCACTTTTCAAGGATCGAAGGAAGTTCCCCAAAATGGCTGACCCGCTACTTCAAGGTCATTACCCAATGCGTGGACTTTACCAAGCTCTTGCAGTTGCAGCCATGTGTTTGCAGGAACAAGCTGCTACAAGGCCTCTGATAGGAGATGTGGTGACTGCTCTCACATACTTGGCCTCCCAAACCTATGACCCTAATGCAGTGAGTAACAGAGTTGGTCCATCTACTCCCAGGAATAGGGATGATCGCAGAAGCATGGGAGAAGGGCTGGATAGTCCAGATGAGCACGGTCGTGGAAGGCGAAATGGCTCTCCTTCCACCCATAGAAACTCACCTGATTTCAGAAAGAGGGACCATGCAAGGGAAATGAGCACTGGTGCAGAATTGGGCAGGATTGAAACTGGTTGTGGATCTGGAAGAAAATGGGGTCTGGATGATTTAGAACGACCAGAATCTCAGAGGGACAGTCCTGCAAGTGCTGGAAGAGCACGGGAAACCCCAAGAAATCGTGATCTTGATAGAGAACGTGAAGTGGCAGCAGCAAAAGTATGGGGGGAGAACTGGCGAGAAAAGAAGCGAGCAAATGCAGTGGGTGGTAGCTTTGATGGTACAAACGAGTAA